A part of Myxococcus landrumus genomic DNA contains:
- a CDS encoding serine/threonine protein kinase, whose amino-acid sequence MLLRLRGAGEEGAPIDFYRGERIGKYEVVTQLSVGGMAELFLGFTSGPGGFRKYVVVKRILPDVRDNAQFERMFLDEARITAAFNHPNIAQVFDLGQEDDGLYLAMEFIAGQNLNQLTGACLRRKQQVPLGFTLSVVRDVCMALHYAHTFTAPSGEPSPVIHRDVAQKNVMVTYDGVVKLLDFGIAKAKGSLERTHAGTVKGTTGYMSPEQVRGEKLDGRSDLFSVGVMMHEMLTGARLFAGSTERDEMMKILEAPIPWPSHVAPHVPEQVGRVVMQALERSREKRFANGRDMARAIEAAASSLIQDADHRASMMRELFAERMAATRALLESAEGTASTHMVDSAKRALRGDDGPYLPVREDTATPKSGNEPVPGKKPSRRVATVKKSQQAPPPADEEALTSAQRTRSNVLWGVVLLGILGGGGYGALRLSSALDSTVEPIPEVQPYDSRLAVFPEPGDGGTVVAKKPPEPVKAVPSRKEPVDDEPKTERTVAVRPGRATGKLSLNVKGQSAPIYLGKQKLGVMPLLGVELPAGKHTLRILDPQGEKRSLVVVIVAGETTRLNFESWQDL is encoded by the coding sequence GTGCTGCTCCGGTTGCGGGGCGCTGGCGAGGAAGGTGCACCCATCGATTTCTATCGCGGCGAGCGCATCGGGAAGTACGAGGTCGTCACGCAGTTGTCCGTGGGTGGCATGGCCGAGCTGTTCCTCGGCTTCACTTCTGGTCCGGGTGGTTTTCGCAAGTACGTGGTCGTCAAGCGCATCCTTCCGGATGTCCGCGACAACGCGCAGTTCGAGCGGATGTTCTTGGATGAGGCCCGCATCACCGCGGCCTTCAACCACCCCAACATCGCGCAGGTCTTCGACCTGGGGCAGGAGGACGACGGGCTCTACCTGGCCATGGAGTTCATCGCCGGGCAGAACCTGAACCAGCTCACCGGCGCGTGCCTGCGTCGCAAGCAGCAGGTGCCGCTGGGCTTCACCCTGTCGGTGGTGCGCGACGTCTGCATGGCGCTGCACTACGCGCACACCTTCACCGCGCCCTCGGGCGAGCCCAGCCCCGTCATCCACCGCGACGTCGCGCAGAAGAACGTCATGGTGACGTACGACGGCGTGGTGAAGCTGCTCGACTTCGGCATCGCCAAGGCGAAGGGCAGCTTGGAGCGCACGCACGCGGGCACGGTGAAGGGCACCACCGGCTACATGTCTCCGGAGCAGGTGCGCGGCGAGAAGCTGGATGGCCGCAGCGACCTGTTCTCCGTGGGCGTGATGATGCACGAGATGCTCACGGGCGCGCGCCTGTTCGCGGGGAGCACCGAGCGCGACGAGATGATGAAGATTCTCGAGGCGCCCATCCCCTGGCCCTCCCACGTCGCGCCCCACGTGCCGGAGCAGGTGGGCCGGGTGGTGATGCAGGCGCTGGAGCGCAGCCGCGAGAAGCGCTTCGCCAATGGCCGGGACATGGCGCGCGCCATCGAGGCGGCGGCGAGCTCGCTGATTCAGGACGCGGACCATCGCGCCTCGATGATGCGCGAGCTCTTCGCGGAGCGGATGGCGGCCACGCGCGCGCTCCTGGAGAGCGCGGAGGGCACGGCGAGCACCCACATGGTGGACTCCGCCAAGCGCGCCCTCCGGGGAGATGACGGGCCGTACCTGCCCGTGCGCGAGGACACCGCCACGCCCAAGAGCGGGAACGAGCCGGTGCCGGGCAAGAAGCCCTCGCGCCGGGTGGCGACGGTGAAGAAGTCGCAGCAGGCTCCGCCACCGGCGGACGAGGAAGCGCTCACGTCCGCGCAGCGCACGCGCTCCAACGTGCTGTGGGGAGTGGTGCTGCTCGGCATCCTCGGAGGCGGAGGCTATGGCGCCCTGCGCTTGAGCAGCGCGCTGGACTCGACGGTGGAGCCCATCCCGGAGGTGCAGCCCTACGACTCCCGGCTGGCCGTCTTCCCGGAGCCCGGAGACGGCGGCACGGTGGTGGCGAAGAAGCCGCCCGAGCCCGTCAAGGCAGTGCCTTCGCGCAAGGAGCCGGTGGATGACGAGCCGAAGACGGAGCGGACCGTCGCCGTGCGCCCCGGCCGCGCCACGGGGAAGCTGTCGCTCAACGTGAAGGGGCAGTCGGCGCCCATCTATCTGGGGAAGCAGAAGCTGGGCGTGATGCCGCTGCTCGGCGTGGAGCTGCCGGCGGGCAAGCACACGCTGAGGATTCTCGACCCCCAGGGCGAGAAGCGCTCACTCGTCGTGGTGATTGTCGCGGGGGAGACGACCCGGTTGAACTTCGAGAGCTGGCAGGACCTGTAG
- a CDS encoding serine/threonine-protein kinase, translated as MSGTTLPLATDGSKSRSLGKYEVLSRLSTGGMAEIFLASQRGLAGFRKLVVLKQILPDIRGEEEFIRMFLDEAKVTAAFNHPHIAQVFDLDIAEGELFLAMEFVPGATLVEVAKACRQANHPIPMGFSLMSVRDTAVALHYAHTFTDPLGRPSPVIHRDVAEKNIMVTYEGVTKLLDFGIAKNLARASRTAVGMVKGTSGYMSPEQIMGEPLDARSDLFSLGVVLHELLTGMRLFYAKQAEAMMNAVLRCEVTPPSRTNKQIPPELDAIVLRALSKRREDRYSSTLEFARALERAVGPLIWHPEQSSEVMSRLFADRREQTRQLLMAGPANGDATSETSVAAMLANGGLPAPAAPEAPEPPTVNTNTGPPEPRRPSVTVPTVKQPGSTPPATPPPPPRRATTTQPATTPPPPPPPDPEPRKPVLRAPPQKRLASRAPSEPLRLPPPQETPPLSPEAAAMARTQPARPALSTPARTPPPPPPPSAQAARTSGAEDAASRSRSGRSGDALRAVPSSPPPPERKPEVSVARAPALSAEPGGHAGVPARRNAPPAPARRRPQAQLAASFPQQAEAEVEVTTRPARAFQDARRPSSEEEGLEDEDSHVHTQRGVPALGSSKGWRKVLAVVLVLLVAGAAVVGLGLDGGKVSSLLMPAPDSSAAPSKVERIPAPPPKAEVQAAPEPPPQKSKAEEVVPPPRAEPVPVPEEKGAEDSKSPPADEPEDKKRPPLKKPQTGRSRTKEATPKTSRSVPPKTDPADEAKESPPTGGPPGFLSLSTDPYARVFLGGQLLGVTPLFKVSLPSGKHVLKIVGEDGKALKLPVDIKPGETRAVNVPLELLSQQ; from the coding sequence ATGAGTGGGACGACGCTGCCGCTCGCGACCGATGGCTCCAAGAGCCGGTCGCTGGGCAAGTATGAGGTGCTCAGCCGCCTGTCCACGGGCGGGATGGCGGAGATCTTCCTCGCGTCCCAGCGAGGGCTCGCCGGCTTCCGCAAGCTGGTGGTGCTCAAGCAGATTCTGCCGGACATCCGGGGCGAGGAAGAGTTCATCCGGATGTTCCTGGACGAGGCCAAAGTCACCGCCGCGTTCAACCACCCGCACATCGCCCAGGTGTTCGACCTGGACATCGCGGAGGGGGAGCTGTTCCTGGCCATGGAGTTCGTGCCGGGGGCGACGCTGGTGGAGGTGGCGAAGGCGTGCCGTCAGGCCAACCACCCCATCCCCATGGGCTTCAGCCTGATGTCGGTGCGGGATACGGCTGTCGCGCTGCATTACGCGCACACCTTCACGGACCCGCTGGGCCGCCCCTCGCCCGTCATCCACCGGGACGTGGCGGAGAAGAACATCATGGTGACGTACGAGGGCGTCACCAAGCTGTTGGACTTCGGCATCGCCAAGAACCTGGCGCGCGCCAGCCGCACCGCGGTGGGCATGGTGAAGGGCACCAGCGGCTACATGTCGCCCGAGCAAATCATGGGCGAGCCGCTGGACGCGCGCAGCGACTTGTTCAGCCTGGGCGTGGTGTTGCACGAGCTGCTCACCGGCATGCGGTTGTTCTACGCGAAGCAGGCCGAGGCGATGATGAACGCGGTGCTGCGGTGCGAAGTGACGCCGCCCTCGCGCACCAACAAGCAGATACCGCCGGAGCTGGACGCCATCGTCCTGCGCGCGCTGTCGAAGCGCCGAGAGGACCGGTACTCCTCCACGCTGGAGTTCGCCCGCGCCCTGGAGCGCGCGGTGGGCCCGCTCATCTGGCACCCCGAGCAGAGCAGCGAGGTGATGAGCCGCCTCTTCGCCGACCGGCGTGAGCAGACGCGTCAGCTCCTCATGGCGGGCCCCGCCAACGGCGACGCCACCAGCGAGACGAGCGTGGCGGCGATGCTGGCCAACGGCGGCCTCCCCGCCCCGGCCGCCCCCGAGGCGCCCGAGCCTCCCACCGTCAACACCAACACGGGCCCACCGGAGCCTCGCCGTCCCTCGGTGACGGTGCCCACGGTGAAGCAGCCGGGCTCGACTCCTCCGGCCACGCCTCCGCCTCCTCCGCGCCGGGCGACCACCACGCAGCCGGCGACCACGCCTCCCCCGCCGCCGCCTCCCGACCCGGAGCCCCGCAAGCCCGTGCTCCGCGCGCCGCCCCAGAAGCGGCTCGCATCCCGCGCCCCGTCGGAGCCCCTCCGTCTTCCGCCTCCGCAGGAGACGCCGCCCCTCTCGCCAGAGGCGGCCGCCATGGCCCGCACCCAGCCCGCGCGGCCCGCGCTCTCCACGCCGGCGCGCACGCCTCCCCCTCCGCCTCCTCCTTCGGCCCAGGCCGCCAGGACTTCGGGAGCGGAGGATGCCGCGTCCCGGTCCCGCTCCGGACGCTCCGGGGACGCCCTGCGCGCCGTGCCTTCCTCGCCTCCTCCTCCCGAGCGAAAGCCGGAGGTCTCGGTGGCCCGCGCTCCCGCGCTCTCCGCGGAGCCAGGTGGACATGCCGGAGTGCCCGCGCGACGGAACGCGCCACCCGCTCCGGCGCGTCGTCGTCCCCAGGCCCAGCTCGCCGCCTCGTTCCCCCAGCAGGCCGAAGCGGAGGTCGAGGTCACCACCCGGCCCGCTCGTGCCTTCCAGGACGCCCGCCGTCCTTCCTCCGAGGAGGAGGGCCTCGAGGACGAGGATTCCCACGTCCACACCCAACGCGGTGTTCCCGCACTGGGCTCCTCGAAGGGCTGGCGGAAGGTCCTCGCCGTCGTGCTCGTCCTCCTCGTCGCGGGCGCGGCGGTGGTGGGGCTGGGACTCGACGGGGGCAAGGTGTCGTCCTTGTTGATGCCCGCGCCTGACTCCAGCGCTGCCCCCTCCAAGGTGGAGCGCATCCCGGCTCCGCCACCCAAGGCCGAGGTGCAGGCGGCACCGGAGCCCCCGCCCCAGAAGTCCAAGGCCGAGGAGGTGGTGCCTCCTCCGCGGGCCGAGCCCGTCCCCGTCCCCGAGGAGAAGGGCGCGGAGGACTCGAAGTCGCCCCCCGCCGACGAGCCCGAGGACAAGAAGCGTCCCCCTTTGAAGAAGCCCCAGACGGGCAGGTCGCGCACCAAGGAGGCAACGCCCAAGACGTCACGGTCCGTGCCTCCCAAGACGGACCCGGCGGACGAGGCGAAGGAGTCACCTCCCACGGGCGGCCCGCCGGGCTTCCTCAGCCTGTCCACCGACCCCTACGCCCGGGTCTTCCTGGGAGGGCAGTTGCTGGGGGTGACGCCGCTCTTCAAGGTGAGCCTGCCGTCGGGCAAGCACGTGCTGAAAATCGTGGGGGAGGACGGCAAGGCGCTCAAGCTGCCCGTCGACATCAAGCCCGGGGAGACCCGCGCGGTGAATGTCCCCCTGGAGCTGCTCTCGCAGCAGTAG
- a CDS encoding SRPBCC family protein yields MSVAFYLLLLIGLLGAFDVVYFHLWRGRLQERAECQREVLWHTARHLIYALQFLWVPHVRFQGWALAVLALLYAADVLVAFADVWEERDSRASQGGVPRGEYFMHVVLSVLVGLYLMATFQAVWVDRLLPTGVRIEPPAVPVALRLLMTTLGVTALVTFWNDLARWRAFRLNPRPTPTRQHPLQRIVVEVLIPAPVETVWERTQDPELHTAWDIRFTSIRALPEQDARGFHLLDYRTHLGFGLEVIGWGRYLASNLHQRSIFEFGADDWRSLILRGRGLWLYERRPEGTFFKTVFDYETRHGVLGEMVDAVLFRPLLRLGTEWGFETLRRWCAGDALATKQRRSRWRFGAFFVARCLGKPPAPGAARSWLGRGAAIEGQARPCGELVEVSS; encoded by the coding sequence ATGAGCGTCGCCTTCTACCTGCTGCTCCTCATCGGCCTGCTGGGCGCCTTCGACGTCGTCTACTTCCACCTCTGGCGCGGCCGACTCCAGGAGCGTGCCGAGTGTCAGCGCGAGGTGCTCTGGCACACGGCGCGGCACCTCATCTACGCGCTCCAGTTCCTCTGGGTGCCGCACGTGCGCTTCCAGGGATGGGCGCTGGCGGTGCTCGCGCTCCTCTACGCCGCCGATGTGCTGGTGGCCTTCGCGGATGTCTGGGAGGAGCGCGACAGCCGGGCCTCCCAGGGCGGTGTTCCCCGAGGTGAGTACTTCATGCACGTGGTGCTCAGCGTGCTGGTGGGGCTCTACCTCATGGCCACGTTCCAGGCCGTGTGGGTGGACAGGCTGCTGCCCACGGGCGTGCGCATCGAGCCTCCCGCCGTGCCCGTCGCCTTGCGCCTGCTGATGACAACCCTGGGGGTGACGGCGCTCGTCACCTTCTGGAACGACCTGGCGCGGTGGCGGGCCTTCCGACTCAACCCTCGGCCGACTCCAACGCGGCAACACCCGCTCCAACGGATTGTCGTGGAGGTGCTCATCCCCGCGCCCGTGGAGACTGTCTGGGAACGCACCCAGGACCCCGAGCTGCACACGGCCTGGGACATCCGCTTCACGTCCATCCGCGCCTTGCCGGAGCAGGATGCGCGAGGCTTCCACCTGCTGGACTACCGGACGCACCTGGGCTTCGGGCTCGAGGTCATCGGGTGGGGCCGCTACCTGGCGAGCAACCTCCACCAGCGCTCCATCTTCGAGTTCGGTGCCGACGACTGGCGCAGCCTCATCCTGCGAGGCCGCGGCCTGTGGCTCTATGAGCGCCGGCCCGAGGGGACGTTCTTCAAGACGGTCTTCGACTACGAGACGCGCCACGGAGTGCTGGGGGAGATGGTCGACGCGGTGCTGTTCCGCCCTCTCCTGCGACTGGGCACCGAGTGGGGCTTCGAGACACTTCGGCGGTGGTGCGCGGGGGATGCGCTCGCGACGAAGCAGCGCCGCTCGCGGTGGCGCTTTGGCGCGTTCTTCGTGGCGCGGTGTCTGGGCAAGCCTCCCGCTCCGGGCGCGGCGCGAAGCTGGCTGGGACGAGGAGCTGCCATCGAGGGACAAGCGCGTCCCTGTGGAGAACTTGTGGAGGTCTCGTCATGA
- a CDS encoding DUF4166 domain-containing protein: protein MSIELRHRACRRALGLLADFYRANPCRMARVHLLAASAVTLGRFWGVSEPFARLGAAVMPVNEWGKPRTPEWTSYAKACADNLPLEVRDERWIEAHIRDVARARELGHEAAFLEEARAHAHEPLWRLLVQHVEMTLGARLFDQPALAGAVPGETAIAHGLALSLSRMLSACWSLLRHYAFVTMRALCSPRELDDEGMVGERRAAWLLLWSFLTAWTAASVYRRGVKAVHRGQSTLPSDVWPLLASALGPEVARVDPRVRRFYANPGAWNTRASVAFSSLPARMMAWVATRLFGQGLFEQGPCTFPGRFRTFRRADGSMHFIRELYCDGVLRRFDSDFIVRGGRLHEVFVEQGLDLELDVSVLEDGGIRLRGGTLRWHGLRLPPFGRGVEFRIHPAPDDAERVDIIGTLGRGPVPETPLGRIHYEAWLTSVASLG from the coding sequence ATGAGCATCGAGCTTCGTCACCGCGCCTGCCGTCGGGCTTTGGGGTTGCTCGCGGACTTCTACCGCGCGAATCCGTGCCGCATGGCGCGGGTGCATCTGCTGGCCGCGAGCGCCGTCACGCTGGGCCGCTTCTGGGGTGTGTCGGAGCCCTTCGCCCGCTTGGGCGCCGCCGTCATGCCCGTGAATGAATGGGGAAAGCCTCGCACGCCGGAATGGACGTCCTATGCGAAGGCTTGCGCGGACAACCTCCCCTTGGAGGTCCGGGACGAGCGCTGGATTGAGGCACACATCCGGGACGTCGCGAGGGCTCGGGAGCTGGGCCACGAGGCGGCGTTCCTCGAGGAGGCTCGGGCCCATGCGCATGAGCCCTTGTGGCGCTTGCTGGTGCAGCACGTGGAGATGACGCTGGGCGCGCGCTTGTTCGACCAGCCCGCCCTCGCGGGTGCCGTCCCCGGTGAGACAGCCATTGCCCACGGCCTGGCGCTGTCCTTGTCGCGCATGCTGAGCGCGTGCTGGAGCCTGCTGCGTCACTACGCCTTCGTCACCATGCGCGCGCTGTGTTCGCCGCGTGAGCTCGATGACGAGGGCATGGTGGGTGAGCGGCGCGCGGCGTGGCTGCTCTTGTGGAGCTTCCTCACCGCGTGGACCGCGGCCAGTGTCTACCGTCGAGGCGTGAAGGCCGTGCACCGAGGACAGAGCACCCTGCCTTCGGATGTGTGGCCCTTGCTCGCGTCGGCGTTGGGCCCAGAGGTGGCGCGCGTGGACCCTCGCGTCCGCCGCTTCTACGCCAACCCGGGTGCCTGGAACACGCGGGCGTCGGTGGCGTTCTCATCGCTGCCGGCGCGGATGATGGCCTGGGTGGCCACGCGGTTGTTCGGTCAGGGCCTCTTCGAGCAGGGCCCCTGCACCTTCCCGGGACGCTTCCGCACCTTTCGCCGCGCCGATGGCTCCATGCACTTCATCCGGGAGCTGTACTGCGACGGCGTGCTGCGCAGGTTCGACTCGGACTTCATCGTGCGCGGTGGCCGGCTGCACGAGGTGTTCGTCGAGCAGGGGTTGGACCTGGAGCTGGACGTCTCCGTGCTGGAGGACGGTGGCATCCGCTTGCGAGGCGGGACGCTGCGCTGGCACGGGCTGCGGCTGCCTCCCTTCGGACGCGGCGTCGAGTTTCGCATCCACCCCGCCCCGGACGACGCCGAGCGCGTGGACATCATCGGCACCTTGGGCCGCGGCCCCGTTCCTGAAACCCCGCTGGGCCGCATCCACTACGAGGCCTGGCTCACGTCCGTGGCGAGCCTCGGGTGA
- a CDS encoding head GIN domain-containing protein, translating to MKTARMTLLVPMLMFASASFADGSQTSETREVSDFTSVAVGHGIKAQVKVGPKSVRLEGPADKLSKLRLVVKDGQLTTEMERGNFFKGLQSGRVTLYVSNPRVEGVSASGGSHVEAEASASEDFSAEASGGAALTIRDINADKLDIEASGGSVVNLSGRARDMEVEASGGTIIKAMDVKGVKRLEVEASGGSRLEADPSEKISVEASGGSTIQCGARPPRTEVKANGGSRVLYTND from the coding sequence ATGAAGACCGCCCGCATGACCCTGCTCGTCCCCATGCTCATGTTCGCGAGTGCCTCGTTCGCGGATGGGTCGCAGACGTCCGAGACGCGCGAGGTCTCCGACTTCACGTCCGTCGCCGTGGGCCATGGCATCAAGGCCCAGGTGAAGGTCGGCCCCAAGTCGGTCCGCCTGGAAGGGCCCGCGGACAAGCTCTCCAAGCTGAGGCTCGTCGTGAAGGACGGCCAGCTCACCACGGAGATGGAGCGGGGGAATTTCTTCAAGGGCCTCCAGTCGGGCCGCGTCACCCTCTACGTCTCCAACCCTCGCGTGGAAGGCGTGAGCGCCAGCGGCGGTAGCCACGTGGAAGCAGAGGCCTCCGCCTCCGAGGACTTCTCCGCCGAGGCGAGCGGCGGCGCCGCCCTCACCATCCGCGACATCAACGCGGACAAGCTGGACATCGAGGCCAGCGGCGGCTCCGTCGTCAACCTCTCGGGCCGTGCCCGGGACATGGAAGTGGAAGCCAGCGGCGGCACCATCATCAAGGCGATGGACGTCAAGGGCGTGAAGCGGCTGGAGGTCGAGGCCAGCGGTGGCTCGCGCCTGGAGGCGGACCCGTCCGAGAAGATTTCCGTCGAGGCCTCGGGTGGCTCCACCATCCAGTGCGGCGCGCGTCCTCCGCGCACCGAGGTGAAGGCGAACGGTGGCAGCCGCGTCCTCTACACGAACGACTGA
- a CDS encoding helix-turn-helix transcriptional regulator has translation MKTELGIHLGLSARTARRNLGMTQAAVAERLGVAREVYARLERGHMLPSIHTLRGLCTVLRVPPHQLLALDASIETPPGRKRPPPTSRAEPPALNDLRKNLRGLSRSDLRLLNALAVTLPAAQRDETSRERRHEFTEK, from the coding sequence GTGAAGACCGAGCTTGGAATCCATCTGGGCCTGTCCGCGCGTACGGCCCGCCGGAACCTGGGGATGACCCAGGCCGCCGTGGCCGAGCGGCTGGGTGTGGCCCGAGAGGTGTACGCACGCCTGGAGCGCGGCCACATGCTCCCGAGCATCCACACCCTGCGGGGGCTGTGCACCGTCCTGCGCGTGCCCCCCCACCAGTTGCTCGCCCTGGACGCGAGCATCGAGACACCCCCGGGTCGCAAACGGCCACCCCCCACCTCCCGCGCCGAGCCCCCCGCCCTGAACGACCTCCGGAAGAACCTGCGCGGCCTCTCCCGCTCGGACTTGCGCCTGCTCAACGCGCTGGCCGTCACCCTCCCCGCCGCTCAACGCGATGAGACTTCCAGGGAACGACGTCACGAATTCACAGAAAAGTAA
- a CDS encoding tetratricopeptide repeat protein, with translation MRALTLLLWLFATQAWGAEPPLRRAEQLFDALAFDEAATAFQAALKAPGTREERSRAWRGLAICHAVLGQRQEAQAAFEALLVLEPGTEVKSSLGPKVQVPFQAAKTALMGQRATLTVTRMPDGRVVALLEQPRNVATEVMVAVREPGAAGFSAVVRPPPGPVSMKAPPERAVEAYAVARDAGGVILFEQGTARAPLRLEAMSELPAAVASAREGALPPVASSVEEAPRRGLWPYVVGGVGLAAAGVVLGVVLTRPESLALPVADRSERLP, from the coding sequence GTGCGAGCACTCACCCTCCTCCTCTGGCTGTTCGCCACCCAGGCCTGGGGCGCGGAGCCCCCGCTGAGGCGAGCCGAGCAGCTCTTCGATGCGCTGGCGTTCGACGAGGCGGCCACGGCCTTCCAGGCGGCCCTGAAGGCCCCTGGGACCCGCGAGGAGCGCTCGCGGGCATGGCGGGGGCTGGCGATATGCCACGCGGTCCTGGGACAGCGTCAGGAGGCCCAGGCGGCTTTCGAGGCGCTGCTCGTCCTGGAGCCCGGCACCGAGGTGAAGAGCTCCCTGGGACCCAAGGTGCAGGTGCCCTTCCAGGCGGCGAAGACGGCCCTCATGGGGCAGCGGGCCACACTCACGGTGACGCGGATGCCGGATGGGCGGGTGGTGGCGCTGCTGGAGCAGCCGCGGAACGTGGCCACGGAGGTGATGGTGGCGGTGCGTGAGCCGGGCGCGGCGGGCTTCTCCGCCGTGGTGCGCCCTCCGCCAGGGCCCGTGTCGATGAAGGCCCCGCCGGAGCGGGCCGTGGAGGCCTACGCGGTGGCGCGCGACGCCGGTGGCGTCATCCTGTTCGAGCAGGGCACGGCGCGCGCTCCGCTGCGGCTGGAGGCCATGAGCGAGCTGCCCGCGGCGGTGGCCTCGGCGCGGGAGGGGGCGCTGCCGCCGGTGGCCTCGTCCGTGGAGGAGGCACCGCGCCGAGGGCTCTGGCCCTATGTGGTGGGCGGAGTCGGACTGGCCGCGGCGGGCGTGGTGCTGGGTGTGGTGCTGACGCGGCCGGAGTCACTGGCCTTGCCGGTCGCGGACCGCTCGGAGCGATTGCCATGA
- a CDS encoding tenascin-X yields MGWKLLLLAAMLGTGATACREEGGLTGAQGRLRLSHERLEFPVAYPGGVREAEVRVMNAGRAPLDVTWTQVEPPFSLVDVPPVRVASDEVPVRLRFSPQAMGTFETRLSGTASDGGRVELVLWGEARPVPDCVAATCATAAFDPVTERCVETLLPDGTGCDPGNACLTTATCQQGRCKGLERPCDDGNACTTDVCHVLDGCTVVPAPPCPGAGACQVGTCDPKLGCALVDAPDGTFCGTERGCDAADVCVEGTCARRNLPDGFLCEAASPCQAEGRCRGSVCERPPAVALSTDWNLDAHAMHRNLHDLLVGPEGDVTLSGFYESALLDASAPSPLLSSEAARRCMLWNDRLLCMDLPDDGKVSLVERYTGVPRWTFTLAAARPDIGQRTSSLFLARLAVMAPDRLAALFEAYPADRGRDTRCRVYFLVVLDAHGQMVSAQELADPLLSECDHPHPFGVVSDAVGDLYVSFGPTLNLEAPLRPGAPSLFMAFSSDGVPRWRTTQPMESGELAVVNGLLFPERGMQALSTRDGSVKAVVEKPFGRVVATRERVVPSAPGTTVNAEVNPLPVVTELQGFTLPGLQPAWTYSLHAHQSFTSKELRLATWPEAPGLPPRTVVLTTAKDTRDEQALLVGIHVTDGREAFQCRLDYGARTVPQLLELAPGALLLMDGAETCGECDPPFAYSGQTRFHRFPMPGLLPAHEPWPGTFGGPGHDHHEGADR; encoded by the coding sequence ATGGGATGGAAGCTCCTCCTGCTGGCGGCGATGCTGGGCACCGGCGCCACGGCGTGCCGCGAGGAGGGGGGCCTGACGGGGGCACAGGGCCGCCTGCGGTTGTCCCACGAGCGGCTGGAGTTCCCCGTGGCCTACCCCGGTGGCGTCCGCGAGGCCGAGGTCCGGGTGATGAACGCGGGGCGTGCTCCGCTGGATGTCACCTGGACCCAGGTGGAGCCGCCCTTCTCGTTGGTGGATGTGCCACCCGTGCGCGTGGCGTCGGATGAAGTGCCCGTGCGGCTGCGCTTCAGTCCCCAGGCGATGGGGACCTTCGAGACGCGGCTCTCCGGCACCGCGTCCGACGGGGGACGCGTGGAGCTGGTGCTGTGGGGCGAGGCGAGGCCGGTGCCGGACTGCGTCGCCGCGACGTGTGCCACCGCGGCCTTCGACCCCGTCACCGAGCGCTGCGTGGAGACGCTGCTTCCGGACGGCACTGGGTGTGATCCGGGCAATGCCTGTCTCACCACGGCCACCTGTCAGCAGGGGCGGTGCAAGGGACTCGAGCGTCCCTGTGATGACGGCAACGCCTGCACCACGGACGTGTGCCATGTGTTGGATGGCTGCACGGTGGTGCCCGCGCCGCCGTGTCCCGGGGCGGGAGCGTGTCAGGTGGGCACGTGTGACCCGAAGCTCGGGTGTGCCCTCGTGGATGCGCCGGACGGGACCTTCTGCGGGACGGAGCGCGGCTGTGACGCCGCCGACGTGTGCGTGGAGGGCACGTGTGCCCGGCGCAACCTTCCGGATGGCTTCTTGTGCGAGGCGGCCAGCCCCTGCCAGGCGGAGGGACGCTGCCGAGGGTCCGTGTGTGAGCGCCCCCCGGCCGTGGCGCTGTCGACGGACTGGAACCTCGACGCCCACGCGATGCACAGGAACCTGCATGACCTGCTGGTGGGGCCCGAGGGTGACGTGACGCTGTCGGGCTTCTACGAGTCGGCGCTGTTGGACGCGTCGGCACCGTCGCCGCTGCTCAGCAGCGAGGCGGCCCGGCGCTGCATGCTGTGGAACGACCGGCTGTTGTGCATGGACCTGCCGGACGACGGCAAGGTGTCGCTGGTGGAGCGCTACACGGGGGTGCCTCGGTGGACCTTCACCCTGGCGGCGGCGCGGCCTGATATCGGACAGCGCACGTCCAGCCTCTTCCTGGCCCGCCTCGCGGTGATGGCTCCGGACCGGCTGGCCGCGCTCTTCGAGGCCTACCCCGCGGACCGGGGCCGAGACACGCGCTGCCGCGTGTACTTCCTGGTGGTGCTGGATGCCCACGGGCAGATGGTGTCCGCGCAGGAGCTCGCGGATCCGCTGCTGTCCGAGTGTGACCATCCGCACCCCTTCGGCGTCGTCTCCGACGCGGTGGGGGACTTGTATGTCTCCTTCGGTCCGACGCTGAACCTGGAGGCGCCGCTGCGCCCCGGTGCGCCCTCGCTGTTCATGGCGTTCTCCTCGGACGGAGTGCCTCGCTGGCGCACGACGCAGCCCATGGAATCGGGGGAGCTCGCGGTGGTGAACGGGCTGCTCTTCCCCGAGCGGGGGATGCAGGCCCTGAGCACGCGGGATGGCTCGGTGAAGGCGGTGGTGGAGAAGCCCTTTGGCCGCGTCGTCGCCACGCGAGAGCGCGTGGTGCCCAGCGCGCCCGGCACCACGGTGAACGCCGAGGTGAATCCGCTTCCCGTCGTCACCGAGCTCCAGGGCTTCACGCTGCCAGGGTTGCAGCCCGCGTGGACATACTCACTGCACGCGCACCAGAGCTTCACCTCGAAGGAGCTGCGGCTGGCCACCTGGCCCGAGGCACCCGGGCTGCCCCCTCGAACCGTGGTGCTCACGACGGCGAAGGACACCCGCGATGAGCAGGCGCTGCTGGTGGGCATCCACGTGACGGACGGGCGAGAGGCCTTCCAGTGCCGGCTCGACTACGGGGCGCGCACGGTTCCGCAGTTGCTGGAGCTGGCTCCTGGAGCGCTGCTGCTGATGGATGGCGCGGAGACGTGCGGAGAATGCGACCCGCCATTCGCCTACAGCGGGCAGACCCGCTTCCATCGCTTCCCCATGCCGGGCCTGCTCCCCGCCCATGAGCCCTGGCCCGGGACGTTTGGTGGCCCGGGGCATGACCACCACGAGGGCGCTGACCGCTGA